The proteins below come from a single Mya arenaria isolate MELC-2E11 chromosome 8, ASM2691426v1 genomic window:
- the LOC128242084 gene encoding eukaryotic translation initiation factor 6, whose protein sequence is MAVRVQFEGNNEIGVFAKLTNTYCLTAIGGSENFYSVFEGELADTIPVIHVSLNGCRIIGRMCVGNRHGLLVPMGTTDQELQHIRNSLPDSVTVRRVEERLSALGNVITCNDYVALVHPDLDKETEEILADTLKVEVFRQTIADNVLVGSYCALSNHGGLVHPKTSIQDQDELSSLLQVPLVAGTVNRGSDVVGAGQVVNDWIAFCGLDTTSTELSVIESVFKLGDAHPSTITNEMRSSLIDSMT, encoded by the exons ATGGCTGTCCGCGTTCAATTTGAAGGTAACAATGAAATTGGCGTTTTTGCGAAGCTGACAAACACATACTGCCTCACAGCAATCGGCGGATCGGAAAACTTCTACAG TGTGTTTGAAGGAGAGTTAGCAGATACCATCCCAGTCATTCATGTCAGCCTGAATGGATGTCGAATTATAGGAAGAATGTGTGTTG GCAATCGGCATGGTCTTCTAGTCCCCATGGGCACCACAGACCAGGAGCTTCAACACATAAGAAACTCACTGCCAGACAGCGTAACAGTCCGGAGAGTGGAAGAGAGGTTATCTGCCCTTGGAAATGTGATCACTTGCAATGATTATGTGGCACTTGTTCATCCAGACTTAGATAAG GAAACCGAGGAAATTCTCGCAGACACACTGAAGGTGGAAGTATTCCGACAGACGATTGCTGACAATGTGCTTGTTGGCAGCTACTGTGCCTTAAGTAACCATGGAGGACTG GTTCATCCAAAGACCTCAATACAGGATCAAGATGAGCTGTCCTCCTTGTTACAAGTCCCTCTTGTG GCGGGCACAGTAAACCGTGGCAGTGATGTGGTAGGGGCGGGACAGGTTGTCAATGACTGGATCGCATTTTGCGGACTTGACACCACCAGTACAGAACTCTCCGTCATTGAGAGTGTGTTCAAACTAGGCGACGCACATCCCAGCACCATCACCAACGAGATGAGGAGCTCACTTATTGATAG TATGACTTAA